TCGCCTTCGGCGCCACCCTCGCCTACGCGCTCACCGGGGACACCCCGTTCGGCTCGGGGGCCTCGTCCGAGGTCATGCTCTACCGGGTCGTGCACGAGGAGCCCGACCTGTCGGCCGTACCGCCGCAGCTCGCGCCGCTGATCCGCGCCTGCCTGGCCAAGGAGCCCGCCGAACGGCCGGGCGCGGCCGCCCTGCACGAGCGGCTCAGCGAACTCGCGGCGCGCGGTGCGGCGGCAGGGGCCGGTGGCGGGCTGCGCGCTGCGCGGCCCGGGCGCAGCTCCGCCCCGGCTCCGGCCTCGGGCGCCGATGTCTCGGGCGGTGCGCGCCCCGGAGTGCCCGCGCCCGGGCGCTCGCCGGAACCCGCCGTGGCGCGGGCCCGAGCGGGGGCGTCGAGCCGACCGGGCGGGCAGGCGCACGGCGCGGCGCAGCGGCGCCCGCAGGGCGTGGCCGCCCCCCATCCCCGGCCCGAGGCGGCGCCGACGGCCCGTCCGGTGCGGGAGCGTCAGCAGACCCCGGCACCCGGCCAGCACGGCGCCCGCAACGCCGGGCGGCCCCGGGACCGGCAGCACACCCCCGCCCCGGGCGTGCGGCCCGCGACCGCGCGGCAGCGGCTGCTGCGGCAGCGGCTCGTCGTCTTCGTCACCGTCACACTCGGGGTGGCGCTCGCCATCGCGGCGGCGCAGGGGTGCGAGGACCGGAGCAACCAGGGCCTGCGGCCGACCGTGAGCGTCTCCGCCGAGCCGAAGACGGGTGCCGGCACGTCGGTGGACGGGGCGGCCGCGGTGCCGCCGTCGGCCACGCCGCTCCCGGCGGCGGCGCGCGGCGGTGCGACCGCGGGTGACGGCGCGCTGGCTCCGCCGCAGGGGCCGGGGCCGGTCGTGGACTGGCCGAACCGCAGCTACCCCGACGCGGCGGGCGGCCCCGGCATCACGCTCCGGGACGGGCACTCCGCCGGCGCCGGCCCGCAGGTGACGCTCAGCGCGGTGCTGCCGGCCCGGTACAAGGGGACGCCGGCGACGGTGGTCGTGCTGCGGCGGGCCGAGGGCTCGGTGCCGGTCGACCTCGTCCAGCTGTACACCTTCACCGGGGACGCCCCGGTCGCCTCCGCTTCGCGCTCCTCGACGGCCGACCCGCAGGCCACGGCCACGTGGCGGCTCGACGGCGGCGCGGTGGTCCGCGAGGAACGCTTCGTCCAGACCGGCGCCGTCACGTCCACCCGCTACACCGTCCGCCCCGACGGCACCCTCGACGAGTCCTGGCCCGGCGCGGGCGCCTCCGGCGGCGCCGGCCTCACCGCTCCTCCCCCGGCCGCCGCCCCCGCACCGCCGACGGCAGCGGCAGGCTGAGCGCAGGACGTCGGCGAGGTCGACCTCCTGTGCAGGGCTGGCGGGGTCAGGGAGTGGTGACGGCGTAGAAGGCCACGGCGGCCGCCGCGCCCACGTTGAGCGAGTCGATGCCGTGGGCCATGGGGATGCGGACGGGGTGGTCGGCGGCCGAGATGGCGGGGCCGGTGAGTCCGTCGCCTTCGGCTCCGAGCATGAGGGCCGTCTTGGGGAGCCGCTGGGGGGCGAGGCTCGCAAGGTCGACCGCGGAGTCGGCGGGGGTGAGGGCGAGGAGCGTGAATCCGGTGTCGCGGACGGTGTCCAGCGCGGCCGGCCAGGGGTCGAGGCGGGCGTACGGCACCGCGAAGACGGCGCCCATGGAGACCTTGACGGCGCGCCGGTAGAGCGGGTCGGCGCAGTCGGGCGACAGCAGGACGGCGTCCATGCCGAGGGCGGCGGCGCTGCGGAAGATCGCGCCGAGGTTGGTGTGATCGACCAGGCCTTCGAGGACGGCGACGCGGCGGGATCCGGCGAGGAGGGTGGCGGCGTCCGGCAGGGGCTTGCGCTCCATCGAGGCGAGGGCGCCGCGGTGGACGTGGTAGCCGGTGACGGCTTCGGCCAGGGCGGGTTCGACGACGTGGACGGGGGCGTCGGCCTCGGCGATGACGTCGGCCATCACGTCCAGCCACTTCGGGGTGAGCAGCATCGACCGCATCCGGTAGCCGGCGCTGAGGGCGCGGCGGATGACCTTCTCCCCCTCGGCGATGAACAGGCCCTCGGCGGGTTCGCGCCGGCGGCGCAGTTCGACGTCGGTGAGGCCGGTGTAGTCGCCGAGGCGCGGGTCGGCGGGGTCGGTGATGGTGCTGGGTTCGGACACCCTGCGATCCTGCCAAGCCGGGGCGGGGAAGGCCAAACGGTCCAGGGCACGGCGTCGCCCGGTGGGCGGGAGTCCGCCGGCGGCCCCGGGGTTGGACGCGTTGGCCTTGGCCCCTTGCCAGCGGGAGTGCAAATATGACCATATGGCCCGTCTTCCGGGCCGATCCTGGGCTCCGTCGGCCTCTGGTGCTACTGGTTCCGCCGGCCCCCCCGGTGGGCGCCCACACGGTCGGCAACAACAGCCACGCGCCAAGCGGGCGTGGCCGGTGAAGCACCGGTCGGTGGCCGGGCAGGTGTTCGCGCTGCAGATCCTCGTGGTGCTGCTGCTGGTGGTGGCCGCCGCGGTGGCGCTCGTGGTGCAGTCCCGCAACGACGCCGAGAACGAGGCCCGCAACCGGTCCGTGGCGGTCGCGCAGGCCTTCGCCAACTCGCCGGGCGTCGTCGAGGCGCTGCGCTCCCCCGATCCGACGGCGATCCTGCAGCCGAAGGCACAGTCCGCGCGGGTGTCGTCGGGCGTCGACTTCATCGTCGTCCTGAACAACGACGGCATCCGCTACACCCACCCCAACCCGGCCCGGATCGGCCAGAAGTTCGTCGGCGACTACCAGCCCGCCCTTCAGGGGCACGTGGTGACCGAGCACATCACCGGCACCCTGGGCCCGCTCGTCCAGGCGGTCGTCCCGGTGTACGCGCCGGACGGCTCGGTGGCCGGACTCGTCTCGGCAGGTGTCACGCTCGCGAACGTGAGCACCGCCAGCGAGCGGCAGCTGCCCGTCGTGCTGGGCGCCGCCGCGGGCGCGGTCGGGATGGCGACACTCGGGACGGCGCTGATCAGCCGGCGCCTGCGGCGGCAGACGCACGGGCTCGGACCGTCCGAGATGACCAGGATGTACGAGCACCACGCGGCCGTCCTGCACGCGGTGCGCGAGGGCGTGCTGATCGTCGGCGAGGAGGGGCGCCTGCTGCTCTGCAACGACGAGGCGCGGCGGCTGCTCGGCCTGCCGGCGGACGCCGAGGGCCGCCTGGTGACCGAGCTGGGCCTGGAGCCCGTCCCCAAGGAGCTGCTGACTGCCAATCGGCCGGTCACCGACCAGGTGGTCATGGCCGGTGACCGGCTGCTGGCGGTGAACGTCCGGCTCACCGACCAGGACGGCGGCCCGCCCGGCTTCGTCGCCACCCTGCGCGACTCCACCGAGCTGCTGGCGCTGTCCGGCCGGGCCGACGTGGCGCAGCGGCGGCTGCGGCTGCTGTACGACGCCGGGGTGACGGTGGGCAGCACGCTGGACGTGACGCGCACGGCGGAGGAGCTGGCACAGATCACGGTGCCGCGGTTCGCGGACTTCGTCACGGTGGACCTGGCCGACGAGGTGCTGTCGGGCGACGAGCCGCCGCCGGGGAAGTCGCTGGGGCGGATGCGGCGGGCGGCGTTCGCGGGCATCCGGGACGACTCGCCGTTCTACCCGGTCGGTACGGTGCTGGACGTGGTGCCGTCCACCCCGCTGGCCGGGGCGCTGCACAGCGGGAAGCCCGGCATGGAGGCGCACCTGGACCAGGCCCGGGCATGGCGGGAGCAGGACCCGGAGGGAGCGGCGCAGGCGCTGGCGTACGGGGTGCACTCGCTGGTGCGGGTGCCGCTGAAGGCGCGCGGGGTGCTGCTGGGGATGGCCCGGTTCTGGCGGGCGGACCGGCCCGAGCCGTTCGAGCTGGACGATCTCGCACTGGCGGAAGAGCTGGTGGCGCACGCGGCGGTGTGCATCGACAACGCGCGCCGGTACACCCGGGAGCACGCGATGGCCGTGACCCTCCAGCACAGCCTGCTGCCGCGCAGCCTGCCCGTGCAGAACGCGCTGGACGTCGCACACCGGTACCTGCCGGCCCAGGAGGGCGTGGGCGGGGACTGGTTCGACGTGATCCCGCTGCCGGGCGCGCGGGTGGCCCTGGTGGTCGGAGACGTCGTGGGGCACGGGCTGCACGCGGCGGCGACGATGGGACGGCTGCGCACGGCGATCCACAACTTCTCGACCCTGGACCTGCCGCCGGACGAGCTGCTGGCGCACCTGGACGACCTGGTGAACCGGATCGACCAGGACGAGGCGGCGAGCGGGGAGAGTTCCGAGCTGGCCGGGGCGACCTGCCTGTACGCGATCTACGATCCGGTGTCGCGGCGCTGCACGGTGGCCAGCGCCGGGCATCCGCCGCCCGCGGTGGTGGGCCCGGACGGGCGGGTCGACTTCCCGGAGCTGCCGACCGGGCCGCCGCTGGGGCTGGCGGCGCTGCTCTTCGAGACGGTCGAGCTGGAGGTGGCCGAGGGCAGTCGGCTGGTGCTGTACACCGACGGGCTGGTGGAGGACCGCGAGCGGGACATCGACGAGGGGCTGGAGCGGCTGCGGGCGGCGCTGACCGGGCCGCCGCGCACGCCGGAGCAGACCTGCGCGGACGTGCTGGGGGCGATGCTGCCGGAGCGTCCGCAGGACGACATCGCGCTGCTGGTGGCACGGACCCGGGTACTGGCGTCGGACCAGGTGGCGGAGTGGGACGTGCCGTCCGACCCCGCCGCGGTGCGCGAGGTCCGGGCGGCGGTCGCGGACCGGCTGGCGGCGTGGGGGCTGGACGAGGCCGCGTTCGTCACCGAGCTGATCCTGAGCGAGCTGGTGACCAACGCGATCCGGTACGGCTCCGGGCCGATCCGGGTGCGGCTGCTGCGGGACCGGACGCTGATCTGCGAGGTGTCCGACGGCAGCAGCACCTCGCCGCACATGCGCTACGCGGCCACGACGGACGAGGGCGGGCGCGGGCTGTTCCTGGTCGCGCAGTTCGCGGACCGCTGGGGGACGCGGTACACGGCGACCGGGAAGGTGATCTGGACGGAGCAGCCGCTGGAGTAGCCGGCACCGGGAGTGGGAGGTCGGCCGGGTCGACTTCCCACTCCTCCGGCGTTCAGTGCCGGAAGGCCGCCGCAAGGACGTTGACCACGTCGCCGATGACGATCACGGCCGGCGGCTTGATCCCCTCGGTCTCGACCACCGCGCCCACGGTGCCCAGGGTGGCGTCCACCCGGCGCTGGGCCGCGGTGGTGCCCTCCTGGACGATCGCGACCGGGGTGTCCGCCGGGCGGCCGTACTCGACGAGCTTCGCGGCGATCGCGCCGATCTTGTCCACGGCCATCAGCAGCACCAGGGTGCCGCTCATCCGCGCGGCGGCCTCCCAGTTGGTGAGCGAGCGCTCGTCGTCCGGGCCGACGTGGCCGGAGATCACGGTGAACTCGTGCGTCATGCCGCGGTGGGTGACCGGCACGCCGGCCGCCGCCGGGACGCTGATCGAACTGGAGATGCCCGGCACCACGGTGACCGGCAGCCCGGCCTCCGCGCACGCCAGCAGCTCCTCGCCGCCGCGGCCGAAGACGTACGGGTCGCCGCCCTTGAGACGGACCACGAACTTGCCCGCCCTGGCGTGCTCGATCAGCGTCCGGTTGATCGCCTCCTGGGCCATGAAGCGGCCGTACGGGATCTTGGAGGCGTCGATCACCTCGACGTGCTCGGGCAGTTCGGCCAGCAGCTCGCGCGGGGCGAGGCGGTCGGTGACGACGACGTCCGCGTCGGCCAGCAGGCGGCGGCCGCGCACGGTGATCAGGTCCGGGTCGCCGGGACCACCGCCGACGAGGGCGACACCGGCGCCGTGCGCGCGGTACTGGCGGGCGGCCAGCGAACCGTCCCGAAGGCCGTCCACGATGGCGTCGCGCAGGGCGGCGGAGTGCCGCGGGTCACCGGTGAGGACGGCGACGGTGGCGCCCGCGTCCCGGCCGCTGGCCGGGGTCCAGGCGGTCGCGGCGGCGGCGTCGTCGCTGCGGGCGCAGAACACCCGCTCGCGCTCGGCCTCGGCGCTGACCGCGGCGTTCACCGCCGGGTCGTCGGTGGCGACCAGGGCGTACCAGGCGCCGGCCAGATCGCCGTCCGCGTACGGGCGGGGGTGCCAGGTGAGCTCGCCGGCGTCCGCCATGGCCTGGACGGCCGGGGTGGTGGACGGGGATATCAGGTGCAGCTCGGCACCGGTGGCGATCAGCGCGGGCAGCCGGCGCTGCGCGACCTGGCCGCCGCCGACCACGACCACGCGGCGGCCGGCGAGCAGCAGCCCGACCGGGTAGGCGGTACGGCCTTCGGTGCTGGGGTGCGGGGTGGGCGCGGTCATCGGCGGTGCTCCTGGGGGTGAGGGTGGGGTGCGATACGGCGCGCCGCCGCTCCGCGGGCCGGCGCGCCCTTGGGCCGGTCCACGGAGCGGTGCGGGGAACGTCAGGCCTTCTCGGTGACCCCGGCGGAGTCGAAGGTGGCTACATCGTGCATCGCGCGGGCCGCACTCTGCACCAGCGGCAGGGCCAGCAGGGCGCCGGTGCCC
The nucleotide sequence above comes from Streptomyces kaniharaensis. Encoded proteins:
- the cobA gene encoding uroporphyrinogen-III C-methyltransferase, whose product is MTAPTPHPSTEGRTAYPVGLLLAGRRVVVVGGGQVAQRRLPALIATGAELHLISPSTTPAVQAMADAGELTWHPRPYADGDLAGAWYALVATDDPAVNAAVSAEAERERVFCARSDDAAAATAWTPASGRDAGATVAVLTGDPRHSAALRDAIVDGLRDGSLAARQYRAHGAGVALVGGGPGDPDLITVRGRRLLADADVVVTDRLAPRELLAELPEHVEVIDASKIPYGRFMAQEAINRTLIEHARAGKFVVRLKGGDPYVFGRGGEELLACAEAGLPVTVVPGISSSISVPAAAGVPVTHRGMTHEFTVISGHVGPDDERSLTNWEAAARMSGTLVLLMAVDKIGAIAAKLVEYGRPADTPVAIVQEGTTAAQRRVDATLGTVGAVVETEGIKPPAVIVIGDVVNVLAAAFRH
- a CDS encoding SpoIIE family protein phosphatase, whose translation is MARLPGRSWAPSASGATGSAGPPGGRPHGRQQQPRAKRAWPVKHRSVAGQVFALQILVVLLLVVAAAVALVVQSRNDAENEARNRSVAVAQAFANSPGVVEALRSPDPTAILQPKAQSARVSSGVDFIVVLNNDGIRYTHPNPARIGQKFVGDYQPALQGHVVTEHITGTLGPLVQAVVPVYAPDGSVAGLVSAGVTLANVSTASERQLPVVLGAAAGAVGMATLGTALISRRLRRQTHGLGPSEMTRMYEHHAAVLHAVREGVLIVGEEGRLLLCNDEARRLLGLPADAEGRLVTELGLEPVPKELLTANRPVTDQVVMAGDRLLAVNVRLTDQDGGPPGFVATLRDSTELLALSGRADVAQRRLRLLYDAGVTVGSTLDVTRTAEELAQITVPRFADFVTVDLADEVLSGDEPPPGKSLGRMRRAAFAGIRDDSPFYPVGTVLDVVPSTPLAGALHSGKPGMEAHLDQARAWREQDPEGAAQALAYGVHSLVRVPLKARGVLLGMARFWRADRPEPFELDDLALAEELVAHAAVCIDNARRYTREHAMAVTLQHSLLPRSLPVQNALDVAHRYLPAQEGVGGDWFDVIPLPGARVALVVGDVVGHGLHAAATMGRLRTAIHNFSTLDLPPDELLAHLDDLVNRIDQDEAASGESSELAGATCLYAIYDPVSRRCTVASAGHPPPAVVGPDGRVDFPELPTGPPLGLAALLFETVELEVAEGSRLVLYTDGLVEDRERDIDEGLERLRAALTGPPRTPEQTCADVLGAMLPERPQDDIALLVARTRVLASDQVAEWDVPSDPAAVREVRAAVADRLAAWGLDEAAFVTELILSELVTNAIRYGSGPIRVRLLRDRTLICEVSDGSSTSPHMRYAATTDEGGRGLFLVAQFADRWGTRYTATGKVIWTEQPLE
- a CDS encoding TrmH family RNA methyltransferase codes for the protein MSEPSTITDPADPRLGDYTGLTDVELRRRREPAEGLFIAEGEKVIRRALSAGYRMRSMLLTPKWLDVMADVIAEADAPVHVVEPALAEAVTGYHVHRGALASMERKPLPDAATLLAGSRRVAVLEGLVDHTNLGAIFRSAAALGMDAVLLSPDCADPLYRRAVKVSMGAVFAVPYARLDPWPAALDTVRDTGFTLLALTPADSAVDLASLAPQRLPKTALMLGAEGDGLTGPAISAADHPVRIPMAHGIDSLNVGAAAAVAFYAVTTP